Sequence from the Tripterygium wilfordii isolate XIE 37 chromosome 10, ASM1340144v1, whole genome shotgun sequence genome:
CATGAGTCCCCCAACTGTAAGGATTCATCCCAACCAACTCGGCCACTTCGAGAAAGTCAATGGAGGATTGTCTAATGCTTTAAGCAATTAGAATCTAACAAAAATATaacatattaatattaatatacaattttttttgagcTTCTACATATCATGAAAGAACTTATAAGTCTTGACATCCTCTATTATATATCTTACTGAGCCAATGCATCCTAGTACTGCTACAATGGAAAACCAGGAAGCAATAGACACATTAAGGATCTTCAATAAGCAACTAAGTTTGGTGTTGTTGGGCATCCTTCCAGATTTAAGGTATGCTATTGCTGGGAAAACAAAGTCCAATGGAGTGAACCCAATTGCTCCACAGATAGACACAAAGTCACCAAAAAATGGCATGGCTGCTGCCACAAGTGTGATCAGAACAATGTAAATGGAGGTGAATACTAGCCGGATTAAGCTGTTTCTGAAAGGGGAATGGTTGGTAGTTTTCTTTGATAGACTTGTTTCTTCAAAGTAGGCATACGTTGGCCTGCAATAGATCTGCATAAATGGAATTGATATTGTTAAGAGAAGGCAAAACTAGCCTATTGTGGATTCCCTGAAGCAGAGTTGCTTTTGGGCTTTGCGAGATGCCTCTACTGTGGATTGGGGTTTTGGGTCTAGGTGCAAAACAAGGCCTCAGAGTCTCCATTGAGAATTGGACTTTTGGGCCTAATTCAGTTGGGCTCACtaaaaaaatgtattttcttttttgttaaatCGAGAATTCTCAACCCAACATGCTCATTTGACAACTGGACCAGCTCTAAATTGGAGCTGTAGACCGCTCCCGGTTGGTAATAGGTAAGATCAGTCCAAAGCTTGTGGGGGAGAACGAGACCGAAGCCCATAAAGAAGAGTTAACTCAACAAAGCCTCTAATAGGGTTTTGGCCCATGCAAGGAAATAACGTCGAAACTGTTAGACGTGAGAACTAAACTTGCGAGTTGCGACCTTCCGCATTTGTAAGAAGTTACTATAGTCAATTTCACCAGTCCAACCAAAacttatttgtaaaaaaaaattgggctTTGAAATGTAAAAGTGAAAATTGGAACATAACCTGATAGCAACCTGAAATCTGAACCACAGCGAAGAGATTAGCCATGACAATTGTCCATTGTGGATGAGTCAGAGAAGCCAATATGTAAGGCTGGACATTTGATCCAAATGCCCAATACCCAAAGAAGGCCAATTGCCAATAACTGAAGACAATAACACTATATGCAGCTGACACACCCTTGTACATATACTTCTTTGCAGGCTCCTTCACTGTATTctgcaaagaaaagaaaaaggaaaaccaCCTTCAGTTCAGTCATTTCCACATTTTTCATTGAAACCAAACAATTAGAGACTAAACCCAGTAATTATAATCTGAAAAAAAACCTGTATTTCTGGAAGCATTGCATCTCCAAATGAGAAGGCAATGGCACCAAGAGCATTGAAGGCCCTAAAAATCTTTTGAGGATTGCTTCCTTGCAAACCATAAGTAACTGAACTTCTATCCATATTTTTACCTAAAATTGATGCGGAAAATAAACACGATAACAAAGGTAAAATACCAGCGAAAACAGAAGAAGCGGagaattattgaatgaaacgttataAAAATGTACCATCATATATGGTGACACCAATTGTTGTAGCAGCAAAGCCAATTGTGCAGAAGGTGCACAAGGCATTGACCCACCTCAAGGAGTGGATATTAGGGAGTTGGGAGAGGAAGAGTTCAAAGACCCCAAAGAATATGATGAAGTGCTGCAATGTTAGTGTTCCTTCCTTGTGGAAATGCTTGTAAACTGACTGCATGGAAAAATTGTAATCAAATAGCAGCAACCAATTAATGTAAGTTCTGAACGAAAATGTCAAGGATGCTAGTGTTTTTGTCCCAGTTATCCCAAATAATGAGATGCACGTCACATTATCCATATGAAATATTGTGCGTCTATCCCAACATTTGGGATAACCGAGACAAAAAAACGTTGGATCCGTAAGACTGCTGAGTTTTGAATAAAACCTTGAGGCTGCTTCCAGCAGCAATTTGGATGGCAATGTTATTGCCCAAAGAAGCCACCTGCTGAAAGAATGCAATCGCCCAGTAACCCCAGAACCCTTCAAGACCCACAACAGTATATGTATATCCACTTATTATTCaataattgatattaaattgtGAAACTAAAAGGGTAATGAGGATATGTGATACCAACCAAAGATGCTGTGTGCAAGATGCCTGTATGTGATTTGTTTCTTGCCATTCCATCCCCACAAAGAAGCAATCAACAGACTTGAATACCATGTTGCAATCGTTGCACCCACTAAACTGCTTACCCCtgaatagatatatatatatatatacacataagtAAAATCTGCATATAGACTAAAAATTCCACATTCGGTCTGGCATAATCAAGCCGAGTGATTTACAAATAAAGCTCAATTCTTTCTCATATTGAATACACGCTTTCTGATATTAAGAAGTAACGGCGACAGCTCATAAATAACAAATCTGTGTGACCCGTGACCCAGAGCGGACAAAATTAAACTATTGAATTCAAGAGAGTGAAGGTATGTAATTACCGAAAGGCCAACCGAGAGAGGCTACAGCGAAAGGAAGAGGAGCATAAGCAGCAGGGGTTGCTATAGTAGTTGCCACGTGGAAGGCCGCGTGTTTCCACGTGCCTTTGGCTTCATTAGTACTAGTACTGCTGCTCCccgtttcttcttcttcaagggcTTGTAGTACTCCATCTCCATGTTTGTCTGTCTGCGACTCCGGTGGTGCTGGATTGTGATTAGGCATCTTGGACTTTTCTTCTGCTTCAGGGACTCTGTCCTGGGACAAAGTGATTGAGGTGATTTTTTCTGAACGCCGGTCGACGCAAGGCGGGGGAAACAGGGCATTCAAAGTCAAAAAGGTCGTTCTCTTTCTTTGACTTTTTATAGTGCTTATGTAATCTCTTCTACATTTGAAGTTTCAACGTTCAAGTTTCAACACTGACGAAATGCTCAAATTAATTCTACTCCCTATACTAATGGTTTAAAAAAACTATTTATTGTGAGAAATGTTGTGTTAAAACTACCAATACCCATATAATAATAGCACCTAATGGTTGATCAAATCATGCACCCATACAAGAAATAAGCACATAAATCAAGCACATAAGAAAGAGATGTGAAATTTAAGTACGTGGTGGTTCGTCTTAAAACCTACATTCACGGGCGATAGAGATTGTTTACACTATGTTGAAGAAGAGATAGAGAAATCCACCATATACAACAAGATCAAACTCTCTCTCATGCACAAAAGGTGTATTTCTCTCTCAAATGACAACTTTCAAATTGTCTATGCGATAGGGTCAAAACCCTTacacatttttatttatattgttCACCTTGAGGTTCAAGTTCCCGTAAATACATGATTGGGTTTATAAATCACACATGATTGGGTCTTGTAACCGATGTGAGACTAATTCTTTTAACAGAATCATTAACAGTAAACAGATTTtgggaaagaaaaaggaaattataCACATGGAATAGGAATCAAAAGCTTAATATAGAACCATGCAATTTATGATCATAAAAGAGGGATGATGAGGGGTTTATCAACTTACTTTTTATGTGGTGAAAAGAAATTCATGCTTTAATGGCTTTGCTTTACATCATATTCCAAAACTAGCAATAGCTAAAACATTGTAAAGCATAAAATTCTTCACATTCTTGAAATGAACTATACTCCTTTAGCTTTAGTTTTTCCACTTTTGTTTCTCATGATTGATTCTTCTTTTTTGCACGAGTGAAAATGTTAATCAATTAGTAAAGCATAACATGAGTTGGAAGGTATCTTATGTTGGGGATATTTGCGACACATCTCCTACTGCTCAATTGGGGAATAAAGAACAACAATGAAACCTTACAATCTCACAGTACaacattagaaagaaaaaaaaacaaaaacaaaatatgatGTTTTCATCGAGTCCTCATAGCTTCCTGACAAAGTTATAGAATTGTCCTATACGGACGCCCGCAAACTTTAAAATTTATGAATGGTTCATCTCAACCATTGAATCTGACAAATAATTGAgattaatgataaaaaaaattaaacacaaaatTTGACCCATTCGAGTTGTACACGGGATGCCAGATTCTAGCGACTATTTCAATGGGAAACTGGTGGAAAATGTGTTGAATGATAACGTTGGTAGTCAGGGGAGACGTTGAAGTTAGTTGGATCGACGACAGGAAAAGACGGCGATTTCACAACTTCAATCTTAATTTCCGACGTGATTCTGCGTGTGGCTAGTAGTAAAGGTTAGTGATGATCGGGAGTTTTTATGTGTGTATGTGGATGTGGATAGTTGCCATTGGTTCAACTTGATTTGTCTTAGTTTCCTGTAAGGTTGTGAGCGTGAATGTTTTATGGTCCAATATTTAATCCAAAATCATTAATATCTTTGTTGTACTGTAAACATTCCTCGTTAATTAATAAaaacggaagcactacatgatcataatttatataTTCATAACGTGTCCATAACTAATTAATATGAAAAAAATGTGGGGACCATAACTAGATAATATAGAAAAAAGTGTGCGGACCAAATTAGTTGGGAGGATGAGAACCAAAAACCACACACACGAAGACAAAACGGATAGAGATTAGAGAAGCGGGGGTCAACGGCAAGGGGACCCGGTTCTCAGTGCTCCAACGGCGCAAGGTAATTTATTCGCATAGTTGCCATTGGTTCAACTTACAGTTTAGATAAGCGAGATATGAATTGTTGACATCCGTATCATAATTGATATGGGATACTCCGCCTCAGTCGCCTTAATCATCGGGGTGTGTGGGGCCAGCAACTTGGTGAGGGAGATATTTGTACAAGGAAGTCGCGCGTCCACTAGGAGACTTTTTGAAACTTTAAAGCAAAGTTAGTTTGAAAGACAAGGAGTAGCTTGTTGGGTTTGGCTTTTTTTGGCTTTGGTCAAGTCTCttctattttgtttcctttcttctggttttcttaatttcttcttcgtttttttttttttttttctaatattcTCTTCAAAAGGTCAGGGTTTTGCTTATTGTCAATGGATTTTCTATTTGGTTTATCTCTTGTTGTTTCCATCATTTTCCTTGCCACAACCTTTGACTCACTCTTTAGATGACTTGGTCCGACCATCCAAGGAGTCCATTCTCTAACGGCAATGCGTTTTCATTCTCTATTACTCTATTCATACTAACAccgtataaaaaaaaaatgatgaccgataacgacaccatacaaatttacAATTTACCCGTTGGACATCCGATATGTGGTTAAACTCAAGCCGTTAGGCTCATGTGCACAAAAGTTTATCACATGACGACGTACATGTCTCACATTTTGAGTTTATAGTTTGTCTCTAAAAAGATTCACCACTAGGCTATCACCCAAGTTGTTGATACTGTCCAAACAACTTAACTCTTCTACTTTAAACACAAATTATTACTTGCACAATGCATAAGATTTGTTTCTTTCTCACTAAAACTAATAATCTAATCACATTAAACTAAATCTTCATCAATAATCAATGCTTATGTAAATACTCGTCCAATCTGTTTAAACGCTCAAATGTGTCCAATAAAGACGATAACATCAAACGTCTgaggttagggtttaggttcACTGATTGTTGGATGCTTTTGTAAGGAGATtaataaagtatatatatatatatatatatatatatatatatatagagttacatggatgttattttttttaatttgggcTCCGCCAAAAAAATTGATATTGTTATAATTAGATTATGTACATATTATTGTTGGAATGATCACACCCCGgttaataaagttattttttttaaacctaaaacGATAAcatacaagtttatcatttTGATATTCGATACGGAACTAAACTCTATCCATCCAGCCCGCTCACATAGGAAATTTTCACTTGTTGATATGATAAGTTAGGTCAAAGACCAATGCGTAGCCACAATGATATTGCTCCcaaatgagaattgaacctAGAAATTCTcgagtccatacggtttggcTCGAGATAGATTCACCAACTGGACTATTAACCAAGTTTAATATAGTTACCTTAATAGTGTATAtgtaaatagagcacaataaACCTAAAGTTTTTATGctaattttatgaattttatcATTGACTAAATGAGATTTGAAAAGTCTAAaatatactcttttttttggtaacgatTAGCATATAAATCTTAAATTGATTCCTATAAATGGGGGATTGGAAATGGATATGTGGACtccacaattcgtttaaaattgttgaatttacaatttaaatacaataattTGGGAAACAAATCCCTTGAAAAATCGGAAAGTGTCAATAATGTTTACAAATCAATGACGAAGGTGTCTAtttttgataaatcattttaattgtataatcCAAGTTGACACGCTGCACTAAACTAAGCATATACCGAATTCGATTCCTACTTGAAGCAATATCTTTATCGTTACTCACTTGATTTTGACTAAAACTTACTTTACTCAGTTGGAAAATATCTGTGCGAATGGATTTGAAGATTCACATTTATGCGCATATCGAATATGCAAAGACATTATTTTTATGGTGTCGTTAttggttaaaaaataaaaaaattcaccacTTACCTAAAATCTAAAGAGATTGCGTGTACCAACTTGAAGGGAATCAAAGATACATAATTATCGCAATTACACGGTTAAAAATGAATCAACAAAAAGGCAATTAATTATTGAGCTTTAATTAATCGAAGCacagagaaaaaataaaaaataaagctgagaagaaagagagaaaaaaaaaaaaaa
This genomic interval carries:
- the LOC120007811 gene encoding GABA transporter 1-like, whose protein sequence is MPNHNPAPPESQTDKHGDGVLQALEEEETGSSSTSTNEAKGTWKHAAFHVATTIATPAAYAPLPFAVASLGWPFGVSSLVGATIATWYSSLLIASLWGWNGKKQITYRHLAHSIFGFWGYWAIAFFQQVASLGNNIAIQIAAGSSLKSVYKHFHKEGTLTLQHFIIFFGVFELFLSQLPNIHSLRWVNALCTFCTIGFAATTIGVTIYDGKNMDRSSVTYGLQGSNPQKIFRAFNALGAIAFSFGDAMLPEIQNTVKEPAKKYMYKGVSAAYSVIVFSYWQLAFFGYWAFGSNVQPYILASLTHPQWTIVMANLFAVVQISGCYQIYCRPTYAYFEETSLSKKTTNHSPFRNSLIRLVFTSIYIVLITLVAAAMPFFGDFVSICGAIGFTPLDFVFPAIAYLKSGRMPNNTKLSCLLKILNVSIASWFSIVAVLGCIGSVRYIIEDVKTYKFFHDM